One region of Sulfuriroseicoccus oceanibius genomic DNA includes:
- a CDS encoding DUF4105 domain-containing protein produces MSTPRDRIATICRKSAQGMMALVTLLAAAWTVGALVFDGPGAPCGALNWVLAALWAAGTVVAALKLRVIPGIALRILACCFVVWLGWLTIRPSNDREWKPEFEMTGYVTMDGNQLTFHHVRNFDYTESGDALPHWETRKHHLDQLIGADIIIDAFGGDLMAHPIISFDFGEEGRLALSIETRREVGESYSAIGGLYKMFELQYIFGDEADFVRVRTNVRDEPCYIYRFNAPAERARELLLDCINAQNHLKEHPQWYNAITANCTTSYRAQTPAEQRASFDLRILINGKLDQMLYERGALVTGDLPFAALREQAFINKDAQAHPRADGFSDAIRRGRVGFTKPPLDAPAAPPSR; encoded by the coding sequence ATGAGTACACCGAGGGATCGCATTGCCACTATTTGCCGGAAGTCCGCCCAGGGGATGATGGCATTGGTTACCCTGCTGGCAGCGGCATGGACGGTGGGCGCGCTTGTGTTCGACGGCCCGGGCGCGCCCTGCGGTGCGCTCAACTGGGTACTGGCCGCGCTGTGGGCGGCGGGCACCGTGGTCGCCGCGCTCAAGCTGCGCGTCATCCCAGGCATTGCGCTGCGCATCCTCGCGTGCTGCTTTGTGGTTTGGTTAGGCTGGCTGACGATCCGCCCCTCCAACGACCGCGAATGGAAGCCGGAGTTTGAGATGACCGGCTACGTCACGATGGACGGTAACCAGCTCACCTTCCACCACGTGCGCAATTTCGACTACACCGAATCCGGAGACGCCCTCCCCCACTGGGAAACCCGCAAGCATCATCTCGACCAGCTCATCGGGGCCGACATCATCATCGATGCCTTTGGCGGCGATTTGATGGCGCATCCGATCATTAGCTTCGACTTCGGCGAGGAAGGGCGGCTCGCGCTCTCCATCGAAACCCGGCGCGAGGTGGGCGAGTCCTACTCCGCCATTGGCGGGCTCTACAAAATGTTCGAGCTCCAGTACATCTTCGGCGACGAAGCGGACTTCGTCCGCGTGCGCACCAACGTCCGCGACGAGCCCTGCTACATCTACCGCTTCAACGCACCCGCCGAACGCGCGCGCGAACTCCTGCTCGACTGCATCAACGCGCAAAACCACCTCAAGGAGCACCCGCAGTGGTACAACGCGATCACCGCCAACTGCACGACCAGCTACCGAGCCCAAACTCCGGCGGAACAGCGCGCCAGCTTCGACCTCCGCATTCTCATCAACGGCAAGCTCGACCAGATGCTCTACGAACGCGGAGCTCTGGTCACCGGAGATCTCCCATTCGCCGCGCTGCGCGAGCAGGCATTCATCAACAAAGACGCACAAGCCCACCCTCGCGCCGATGGGTTCAGCGACGCAATCCGACGCGGCCGCGTTGGCTTCACCAAGCCACCGCTGGATGCGCCTGCAGCACCTCCCTCCCGTTAG